DNA from Castellaniella sp. MT123:
GGGGGATTGGGACGTGTCCTGCGGGATACGCTCAAGCCAATGGCCCGGATCCTGCGCGTGTCGGACGTACAGGCGCTGGGGGACGCGCAGGCCGACGAGGAAGTCCGGCCCTGCGATCTGTCCGACAAGCAGGCCGTCGATGCCCTGGTCCAGGGCTGCGATGCCATCGTGCATCTGGGGGGGGTATCGGTCGAGCGGCCGTTCGAGGAAATCCTGGAAGCCAACATCAAGGGGGTCTTCCACATCTACGAAGGCGCCCGCCGGCATGGGGCGCGCCGCGTGATCTTCGCCAGCTCCAACCACACGGTCGGTTTCTACCGGCAGACGGATCGCCTGGATGCGCGCTCGCCGACGCGCCCCGACGGCTACTACGGCCTGTCCAAGGTCTATGGCGAGCAGATGGCCAGCTTCTACCACGACCGTTACGGGATCGAAACGGTCAGTATCCGCATCGGCACTTCGGTGGCCGAGCCGACCGACCGTCGCATGATGCACACCTGGCTCAGTTTCAGGGATCTGACCGAACTGATCCGGCGCGGCCTGTTCACCCCGAACGTCGGGCACACGGTGGTGTTCGGCATGTCGGCCAACCGCGAGGTCTGGTGGGACAACAGCCAGGCGGCCCATCTGGGCTACGCGCCGGCCGATTCGTCCGAGCCCTTCCGGCAGCGGGTCGAAGCCACGCCCGAACCCGCCGCCGATGATCCCGTCCGGATCTATCAGGGCGGCGTGTTCACGGCCAGGGGGCCGTTCGGCGACGATTGACGGGTGCCGGGATTCGCGTCCCGCTGGCCCTGGCCCGAAGCCGGCCGACGGATTCTGCCGTCAGCGTCGGCGCGGCCGCAGTCGCCACATCGATGCCCCGATCTGGCGCACCTGCGGCACCGACAGCAGGATGCCGCCCAGTGCGATGACCAGGATGCCAAGCCACGCCATGGCGTCGGGTATCGCTTGAAACGCGGCCCAGCCCAGCAATGTGGCCCACAGGATCTGCGAATAGCTGTAGGCGCCCAGCGCCGCCGCCGGGGCGTGCAGCAGGGCATAGGTAATGGTCAAATGGCCGATGGCGGCGATGCCGCCGATCCCCAGTAGCAGCAGGAAGTCGCCCGCCGGCATTGGCATCCAGTCGCTGGCCCCCCACGGCGCCAGTGCCAGCACCCCCACCAGTCCGGTATAGAAATTGCTGGTGGCCGCGTGTTCGGAGCTGCGTGTCGAGCGCGTGACGATCTGGTAGAAGGCGTTGCACATCGCCGAACCCATGGGAAACAGGATGGCCCAGGTCAGCAGGCCGCCGCCGGGGCGGGCGATGATCAGGACGCCCGCAAAGCCGCTGGCCACCGCGACCCAGTCCATGGTGCGGGCCTTTTCCTTGAGCAGCAGGCCCGAGAGCATCGTCACGATCACGGGTGCCAGAAAGACGATGGCCGTGGCCTCGGCCAGCGGCAGCCTGGCCAGGCCGTGGATGACGAAGACGCTGCTGCTGCACAGGCACAATCCGCGAAAGAGCTGGATCGGGTAGCGGTGTGCGACGAACAGCTGGCGCCCTATGCGGGGCATGAAGATCAGCACGATGGCGACCGTCTGCGCCATGTAACGCACCCAGACGATCTGCAGCAGCGGGTAGTGCCCGGCAAGATATTTGGTGCCGGTGTCCAGGATGGCGAAAAACAGGCTGGCCACGCACATGAGTACGGGCCCCAGCCAGGGTTTCTGCGCGCGAAGGTTCGTGTCCATGAGGGAAGGAAAAGAAAGCGCCAGGCGCTGATCATCAGCGGCCTGGCAGCGGAATCATAATTCTTTTTTTCTCAGGACCGGACCAGGCTGGGCTGTTTATTGTCGAAACGCCAGCCGGGGATCAGGAACTGCATGCCCACGGAATCGTCCCGGCTGCCCAGGCCTTTTTCCTGGTACAGCGCATGCGCCCTGGCCAGGCGGTCGGAGTCGATGCGGATGCCGAGGCCGGGCACCTGCGGGACAGCGATCGCGCCATCGATGATGCGCAGCGGATCCGCCGTCAGGTGCTGGCCGTCCTGCCAGATCCAGTGCGTGTCGATGGCTGTGATGTCGCCGGGCGCCGCAGCCGCGACGTGGGTGAACATGGCCAGCGAAATGTCGAAGTGGTTGTTGGAATGAGAGCCCCAGGTCAGGCCCCATTCGTGGCACATCTGGGCCACCCGGACGGAGCCCCGCATCGTCCAGAAGTGCGGGTCGGCCAGGGGGATGTCCACGGACTGCAGCTGAATCGCATGCATCATCTCGCGCCAGTCGGTCGCGATCATGTTGGTGGCGGTGCGCAGACCGGTCGCACGGCGGAATTCCGCCATGACCTCCCGGCCCGAATACCCGGATTCCGCGCCGCAGGGGTCTTCCGCGTAGGCCAGGACGTGGTGTTGATCCCGGCACAGGCGGATGGCTTCCCGCAGGGACCAGGCGCCGTTCGGATCCAGCGTGATGTGCGCATCCGGGAAGTGTTCGGCCAGGGCGGTGACGGCCTCGATTTCGGCGTCGCCCGCCAGGACGCCGCCCTTCAGTTTGAAATGGCGGAAGCCGTAGCGCGCCCGGGCGGCCTGGGCCAGGCGGACCACGGCGTCGGGGGTCAGGGCTTCCTGGTTGCGCAGGCGGAACCATTCATCGTCCGCGGCGTCTTCCTGGCGGTAACCCAGCGTCGTCTTGCCCGCGTCACCGATGTAGAACAGATACCCCAGTGCCTCGACCTTGTCGCGCTGGCGGCCATCGGCCAGCAGCGCGGCCACAGGCACGCCCAGATGCTGGCCGAGCAGATCCAGCAGCGCGGATTCGAGTGCGGTGACGACGTGGACGCCGGTGCGCAGATCGAAGGTCTGGGTCCCGCGCCGGTCTTCCGTGCCGCCCTGGGTGGCCTTGCGGCAGCGTTCCAGCAGTTCGTTGATCTGGCCGATCGGTTGTCCGATCAGCTGCCGGCCCAGCCGCTCGATCTCGGCACGGATCTTCTCGCCGCCGGGAACTTCACCCAGGCCCTGGTGGCCGGCGCTATCGTCGATCAGGACGATGTTGCGGGTGAAGTAGGGGCCATGCGCGCCGCTGAGGTTCAGCAGCATGCTGTCCTGGCCGGCGACGGGCACGACCGTGACTTTGGTGACCTGAGGTGTCTGCTGTGTCATGGGGATTCCTGCGGAGCTCGTGTTCAACGTTCGGATCGGTTGATGTGCCAGGGATTGGTCGCCTGAAGGGCGGCGGGCAGTAGCGCGTCGGGAATGTCCTGATAGCACACGGGACGCAGGAACCGGCGAATGGCCAGGGTGCCGACCGAGGTCGTACGGCTGTCGGACGTGGCGGGGTAGGGGCCGCCATGCACCATTGCATCGCAGACCTCGACCCCCGTCGGGAAGCCGTTGGCCAGGATGCGGCCCGCCTTCAGTTCCAGGATCGGGATCAGGGCGGCCGCGAGCGCGTCGTCCGGACCGGATTCCAGGTGGATCGTCGCCGTCAGCTGGCCTTCCAGTGCCTGCGCCAGGGCCGTGAATTCCGCCGCGTCCGCGCAGCGCACGATCAGAGAACTGGCGCCGAAGACTTCCGCGCCCAGGCCCTCCGGGTCGGCCAGAAAGGCCTGTGCCGTCGTCACCGCGAGATTGGCCTGGCAGTGAGCGGGCGTCTCGTCGGAAGTGCCTCGCGCCAGGCCGTCGACAGCCGGGTGCGCCAGCAGGCGCTCGACACCGGTACGGTAGGCGCGGGCGATGCCTGGGGTGAGCATGGTGGCAGCCGGTGCCGCCCGGACGTTACCGCTGACCTGTGCGATGAAACGGTCCAGATCCGGGCCGTTCAGGGCGATGACCAGGCCGGGGTTCGTGCACAGCTGTCCGGCGCTGCCCAGCAGCGAGACCGAAAACTGGTCGGCCAGCGTCGTGGTGCGCGCGGCCAGGGCGCCGGGCAGCAGGTAGACCGGGTTGGTGCTGCTCATTTCCGCGTAGACGGGGATCGGCACGGGGCGCTGGGCGGCGGCGTGCATCAGGGCAATGCCGCCCTGGCGCGAACCGGTGAACCCCACCGCCTGAATACCGGGATGGCGCACCAGCGACAGGCCCAGTTCGATGCCTGGGCCGGCGAGCAAGGAGAACACGCCTTCATGGAGCTGGCACTGCTGGACAGCGGCGCGGATCGCCTGACCGACGAGTTCCGACGTGCCGGGGTGGGCCGGGTGCGCCTTGACGACGACCGGTGCGCCCGCAGCCAGAGCCGAGGCGGTATCGCCGCCCGCCACCGAGAACGCCAGCGGGAAATTGCTGGAACCGAAAACGGCGACGGGGCCCAGTGGAATGTGCCGCGTGCGCAGGTCGCTGCGCGGCGCGGGCTTGCGGTCGGGCAAGGCATGATCGATGCGGGCATCGATCCAGTCGCCGTCGCGCACTACCCGGGCGAACAGACGCAATTGGTTGACTGTGCGGCCGCGTTCGCCTTCCAGGCGGGGGCGGGGCAGACCCGTTTCCAGCATGGCGCGTTCGATCAATTCGTCGCCCAGATCCAGGATGGCTTGTGCGATCGCCTCCAGGAAGGTCGCCCGATGTTCGAGCGTGGTTTCCCGATAGCTGGCGAATGCCTGGGTGGCCAGGCCGACGGCCTGGTCGACCTGGCGGGCGTCGGCGCCTTTCCAGGCGGGAGACAGGGTCTGGCCGGTGGCCGGATTGACCGCCTGGAAAGCCTCGCCGGCGCCAGGGATGTTTTGTTTGCCGATGAGTTGCATGCCGATGATGGGCATAGGGAAATCTCCGTGGAGTTCAATTTCACAGGTAAGTTATCATACAACGTATGTGGTGCCGCGTGAGGATTTCCTGGGCGCCACGATCGTCAGGCGTCAGCCAGGTGGCGTTTCATCCAGCCGTTTTCAGTGTCGACAAACAGTAGAGAAAACCCTTAATGGAAATCCCTAGGTTTGGAGGAGTAGCGGTTAAATATCTTCATTTCCTAGTCATCTAGCATGATCTGCAGGCGTGTTCCTGCGGTCTCGAGTGGTGATGGCAATCCCTGGCTTGTGCAGGCTTCCATAATACTTATATGATGACTTATGAGTAATGACGAGCCGTCAGCGCCACCCACTCTGGAAGTGTTCAGTACGTCGCATTTTCGTCGGGATGCGATTTTTCATTTGGTTCTGTTCGATGTCTTATCAATTCGATTTCCTGGCAGTGCTGCAGCACTGGCCCATGTTACTGCAGGGCATGAAAACCACACTCGATCCGTACCAATTTGAAAAACGGAAAACTGAACGGATTCTACAAACAATACAACGGTGTCGATCTGCCCAAAAAAATCACAGGTGAATGAAACATGTGGGAAGAAAGCGAACGGTATCCAGACCCTCGTATCGAGATCATCCATCCCGATTTTGAAAAATATCGTCTGTTCAACGCCGCCGTGGAACGCCTGGCGACCGGAACCCGCTGGGGGGAAGGGCCGGTCT
Protein-coding regions in this window:
- a CDS encoding DMT family transporter translates to MDTNLRAQKPWLGPVLMCVASLFFAILDTGTKYLAGHYPLLQIVWVRYMAQTVAIVLIFMPRIGRQLFVAHRYPIQLFRGLCLCSSSVFVIHGLARLPLAEATAIVFLAPVIVTMLSGLLLKEKARTMDWVAVASGFAGVLIIARPGGGLLTWAILFPMGSAMCNAFYQIVTRSTRSSEHAATSNFYTGLVGVLALAPWGASDWMPMPAGDFLLLLGIGGIAAIGHLTITYALLHAPAAALGAYSYSQILWATLLGWAAFQAIPDAMAWLGILVIALGGILLSVPQVRQIGASMWRLRPRRR
- a CDS encoding enolase C-terminal domain-like protein, with amino-acid sequence MTQQTPQVTKVTVVPVAGQDSMLLNLSGAHGPYFTRNIVLIDDSAGHQGLGEVPGGEKIRAEIERLGRQLIGQPIGQINELLERCRKATQGGTEDRRGTQTFDLRTGVHVVTALESALLDLLGQHLGVPVAALLADGRQRDKVEALGYLFYIGDAGKTTLGYRQEDAADDEWFRLRNQEALTPDAVVRLAQAARARYGFRHFKLKGGVLAGDAEIEAVTALAEHFPDAHITLDPNGAWSLREAIRLCRDQHHVLAYAEDPCGAESGYSGREVMAEFRRATGLRTATNMIATDWREMMHAIQLQSVDIPLADPHFWTMRGSVRVAQMCHEWGLTWGSHSNNHFDISLAMFTHVAAAAPGDITAIDTHWIWQDGQHLTADPLRIIDGAIAVPQVPGLGIRIDSDRLARAHALYQEKGLGSRDDSVGMQFLIPGWRFDNKQPSLVRS
- a CDS encoding aldehyde dehydrogenase (NADP(+)), with product MQLIGKQNIPGAGEAFQAVNPATGQTLSPAWKGADARQVDQAVGLATQAFASYRETTLEHRATFLEAIAQAILDLGDELIERAMLETGLPRPRLEGERGRTVNQLRLFARVVRDGDWIDARIDHALPDRKPAPRSDLRTRHIPLGPVAVFGSSNFPLAFSVAGGDTASALAAGAPVVVKAHPAHPGTSELVGQAIRAAVQQCQLHEGVFSLLAGPGIELGLSLVRHPGIQAVGFTGSRQGGIALMHAAAQRPVPIPVYAEMSSTNPVYLLPGALAARTTTLADQFSVSLLGSAGQLCTNPGLVIALNGPDLDRFIAQVSGNVRAAPAATMLTPGIARAYRTGVERLLAHPAVDGLARGTSDETPAHCQANLAVTTAQAFLADPEGLGAEVFGASSLIVRCADAAEFTALAQALEGQLTATIHLESGPDDALAAALIPILELKAGRILANGFPTGVEVCDAMVHGGPYPATSDSRTTSVGTLAIRRFLRPVCYQDIPDALLPAALQATNPWHINRSER
- a CDS encoding NAD(P)-dependent oxidoreductase, coding for MNENRLGRLLLTGAAGGLGRVLRDTLKPMARILRVSDVQALGDAQADEEVRPCDLSDKQAVDALVQGCDAIVHLGGVSVERPFEEILEANIKGVFHIYEGARRHGARRVIFASSNHTVGFYRQTDRLDARSPTRPDGYYGLSKVYGEQMASFYHDRYGIETVSIRIGTSVAEPTDRRMMHTWLSFRDLTELIRRGLFTPNVGHTVVFGMSANREVWWDNSQAAHLGYAPADSSEPFRQRVEATPEPAADDPVRIYQGGVFTARGPFGDD